In the genome of Fluviispira vulneris, one region contains:
- a CDS encoding ABC transporter substrate-binding protein, with protein sequence MKKLLVSALLSLYMPICGAAEFPLSVKAENGVVKLDKKPERIVVLEFGLLDELKLLGVKPVGMGKSDNTEGQDPAHLQEFIKDIPGVGTRDEPSLEAIAKLKPDLIIGEVTFISGLLPQLNKIAPTILLNGILGDPAEQVKNLKILASITNTEDKVDGIIKHHDEIRNKAIAMSMKSKPKTVLMGFITPSGIFRVLSSNAIATPILKDLNKTNLIKDTSVMHRVDITVEGVLQKNPDQIVILLTDGDLAPYEKLKANPLWKDVRAFKQNQVYFLDRNVWAKTHGIEAMEVMYEEAMQSGFLDGRQQKLNTNKNNI encoded by the coding sequence ATGAAAAAACTTCTTGTCTCTGCTCTCTTAAGTTTATATATGCCTATTTGTGGCGCAGCTGAATTCCCATTATCTGTAAAGGCAGAAAATGGAGTTGTTAAGTTAGATAAAAAACCTGAGAGAATTGTTGTACTTGAATTTGGCTTACTCGATGAATTAAAATTGCTGGGCGTTAAACCTGTCGGTATGGGAAAAAGTGATAATACAGAAGGGCAAGATCCAGCTCACTTGCAAGAATTTATAAAAGATATTCCTGGAGTCGGAACCCGAGACGAACCGAGTTTAGAAGCAATTGCGAAATTAAAGCCTGATCTTATCATTGGTGAAGTCACATTTATATCAGGTTTATTGCCACAACTTAACAAGATTGCTCCAACTATTTTATTGAATGGTATCCTAGGCGATCCCGCTGAACAAGTTAAAAACTTAAAAATTCTTGCGAGTATCACAAATACTGAAGATAAAGTTGATGGAATAATTAAGCATCATGATGAAATCCGTAATAAAGCCATTGCAATGTCTATGAAGTCAAAACCAAAAACTGTTTTGATGGGCTTTATTACTCCAAGTGGTATTTTTAGAGTTCTTTCCTCAAATGCGATTGCGACCCCAATTTTAAAAGATTTAAATAAAACAAATCTTATTAAAGATACAAGTGTTATGCATCGTGTAGATATCACGGTTGAAGGTGTTTTACAAAAAAATCCAGATCAAATCGTTATTTTATTAACAGATGGAGATCTTGCTCCCTATGAAAAATTAAAAGCAAATCCATTGTGGAAAGATGTTCGTGCATTCAAACAGAATCAAGTCTATTTCCTTGATAGAAACGTATGGGCAAAAACCCATGGAATCGAAGCGATGGAAGTTATGTATGAAGAAGCTATGCAATCTGGCTTTTTAGATGGTAGACAACAAAAATTGAACACAAATAAAAATAATATTTAA